The Amycolatopsis mongoliensis genome includes a window with the following:
- a CDS encoding peptide ABC transporter substrate-binding protein, with protein sequence MTAVPGDRVAAASTIISYHGTEPENALIPGHTTESGGTKIMAALFRGLVRYDAIDAHPHYAVAESVETEDSRVFTIRLKRGWTFHDGSPVTAHSFVDAWNHTAYGPNRMQASSFLAHIDGFDEVNAPGSAVDRLRGLHVVDDHEFVVTLAEPFSEFPVTLGCCAFFPLPRAFFDDRAAFEANPVGNGPFRFVSRKREEHILVERYDGYAGDDRPRVGGIEFRIYADLADAYHDVMADRLDYLDVTPFWALEDNRYQRDLPGRTHDRTYLGIQTVTFPLYDSRYADRRVRQAISMSIDRQALVDKIFQGHQVPADGLVPPAVSGRADDQGGELCSYAPERARELFAQTGFTGEIQLTSNVDSPNQPWMEEVCAMVSRTLGVPCRFVAIPTLGELRRKLNTQEITAIFRSGWIADYPSIENFLSPMFRTGATDNVGKYSNPDVDELLHAADTAPDAEQAWKLYQQAERTILEDMPTIPIWYQSTLSAWSTRMRDVQPNPFRELDITSVTVAEPGN encoded by the coding sequence ATGACAGCGGTCCCTGGCGACAGGGTTGCTGCGGCGAGCACGATCATCAGCTACCACGGGACCGAGCCGGAGAACGCCCTGATCCCGGGCCACACGACCGAGTCGGGCGGCACGAAGATCATGGCCGCGCTGTTCCGCGGGCTCGTGCGGTACGACGCGATCGACGCGCACCCGCACTACGCGGTCGCCGAGTCGGTCGAGACCGAGGACTCCCGGGTGTTCACCATCCGGCTCAAGCGCGGCTGGACGTTCCACGACGGCTCCCCGGTGACCGCGCACAGCTTCGTCGACGCCTGGAACCACACGGCGTACGGCCCGAACCGCATGCAGGCGTCGAGCTTCCTGGCGCACATCGACGGCTTCGACGAGGTCAACGCGCCCGGCTCGGCCGTCGACCGGCTGCGCGGGCTGCACGTCGTGGACGACCACGAGTTCGTGGTCACGCTCGCCGAGCCGTTCTCGGAGTTCCCGGTCACCCTGGGGTGCTGCGCGTTCTTCCCGCTTCCGCGCGCCTTCTTCGACGACCGGGCCGCGTTCGAGGCGAACCCGGTCGGCAACGGCCCGTTCCGGTTCGTCTCGCGCAAACGCGAGGAGCACATCCTCGTGGAGCGCTACGACGGCTACGCCGGCGACGACCGGCCCCGCGTCGGCGGGATCGAGTTCCGCATCTACGCGGACCTCGCCGACGCCTACCACGACGTCATGGCCGACCGGCTGGACTACCTCGACGTCACGCCGTTCTGGGCGCTCGAGGACAACCGCTACCAGCGCGACCTGCCGGGCCGCACGCACGACCGCACGTACCTCGGCATCCAGACGGTGACCTTCCCGCTCTACGACTCCCGGTACGCCGACCGCCGCGTGCGCCAGGCCATCTCCATGTCCATCGACCGCCAGGCCCTCGTCGACAAGATCTTCCAGGGACACCAGGTGCCCGCCGACGGCCTGGTGCCGCCCGCGGTCAGCGGTCGCGCCGACGACCAGGGCGGCGAGCTGTGCTCCTACGCTCCCGAACGGGCCCGTGAGCTGTTCGCGCAGACCGGCTTCACCGGCGAGATCCAGCTGACGTCCAACGTCGACTCCCCCAACCAGCCCTGGATGGAGGAGGTCTGCGCGATGGTGTCCCGCACGCTGGGCGTCCCCTGCCGGTTCGTGGCGATCCCCACCCTGGGCGAGCTCCGCCGCAAGCTCAACACCCAGGAGATCACGGCGATCTTCCGGTCGGGCTGGATCGCCGACTACCCGTCCATCGAGAACTTCCTCAGCCCCATGTTCCGCACCGGGGCCACGGACAACGTCGGCAAGTACAGCAACCCCGACGTGGACGAACTGCTGCACGCAGCCGACACCGCGCCCGACGCGGAGCAGGCGTGGAAGCTGTACCAGCAGGCGGAGCGCACGATCCTGGAGGACATGCCGACCATCCCGATCTGGTACCAGAGCACGCTGTCGGCGTGGTCGACCCGCATGCGCGACGTCCAGCCGAACCCGTTCCGCGAGCTGGACATCACCAGCGTCACCGTGGCGGAACCCGGGAACTGA
- a CDS encoding TetR/AcrR family transcriptional regulator — protein sequence MSTVKSRREQYSEATRAALLTAATRRFAEHGFAGTALEDIAGDIQATRGAIYHHFASKTALFEAVFEQLETEAMELSASAAARAATPWAAAFAALDVFLDRCCDPVYGKLVWREAPLALGWLRWQAAEEQYAYGLVEQLIKALVDGGDIDDQPLETTTRLVFGMLGTAGMALAEASDVDKPRLKAEYAAVIGRMASGLRPVGGEVGAVFKS from the coding sequence ATGTCGACTGTCAAGAGCCGGCGGGAGCAGTACTCCGAGGCCACCCGGGCCGCCCTGCTGACGGCGGCCACCCGCCGGTTCGCCGAGCACGGCTTCGCCGGGACGGCGCTGGAGGACATCGCCGGCGACATCCAGGCCACGCGCGGCGCGATCTACCACCACTTCGCCAGCAAGACGGCGTTGTTCGAGGCGGTCTTCGAGCAGCTCGAGACCGAGGCGATGGAGCTGTCCGCGAGCGCGGCGGCGCGGGCGGCGACCCCCTGGGCGGCGGCGTTCGCGGCCCTCGACGTGTTCCTCGACCGCTGCTGCGACCCGGTGTACGGCAAGCTCGTCTGGCGGGAGGCGCCGCTCGCCCTCGGCTGGCTGCGCTGGCAGGCCGCCGAGGAGCAGTACGCCTACGGGCTCGTCGAGCAGCTCATCAAGGCACTGGTGGACGGCGGCGACATCGACGACCAGCCGCTCGAGACCACGACGCGGCTGGTCTTCGGCATGCTCGGCACGGCGGGGATGGCGCTGGCCGAGGCGTCCGATGTGGACAAGCCCCGGCTGAAGGCGGAGTACGCCGCCGTCATCGGGCGGATGGCCTCCGGGTTGCGTCCGGTGGGCGGCGAAGTGGGCGCTGTTTTTAAATCGTGA
- a CDS encoding NB-ARC domain-containing protein, which produces MLSSAASGRRLPTLAVTLAFVAACGGDQAAWERHWWNTAAKVGVMPELAGGGPPPAASGPVPAAARRSSQLAPPAQLPMGSTSFVGRTAELAAAVSVLTRPGPARMPLLISGPIGVGKAAFALRLAEEVAGEFPDGQLYADFGSGAPGSRSVAEIVRDFLRALGVPDDLVPGDGVQQIGLYRSLLAQRRLFVLLDGVADEGQVRPLLGQTARSQVVLTSRARLLGLDDLHRVDLDVFSRGESLELLGRLAGARRVAAERAAADAIAQQCGDLPLAVNIAGRKIAARPERTIADTAGRLDDPERLLDGLGVGDVNVRDRFAAAYRLLSPACRQVVHRLGADGARWTTATRVAACLDIRTTDADELLESLVDAGVLRRATIGDRYTVPRLAGVFAAETSPATLPAPISLAERRARRSVLAAPRTAAGLRSGMDLPQAGYLPLLGLPD; this is translated from the coding sequence GTGCTCTCGAGTGCCGCGAGCGGCAGGCGGCTGCCGACGCTCGCGGTGACCTTGGCATTCGTGGCCGCCTGCGGAGGAGACCAGGCGGCCTGGGAACGGCACTGGTGGAACACCGCCGCGAAGGTGGGCGTCATGCCCGAGCTGGCGGGCGGCGGGCCACCGCCGGCCGCGAGCGGGCCGGTCCCGGCCGCGGCGCGGCGGAGCAGCCAGCTGGCCCCGCCGGCCCAGCTGCCGATGGGGTCGACGAGCTTCGTCGGCCGCACCGCGGAGCTGGCCGCGGCGGTGAGCGTGCTGACGCGCCCGGGACCGGCCAGGATGCCGCTGCTGATCAGCGGCCCGATCGGCGTGGGCAAGGCCGCGTTCGCGCTGCGGCTGGCCGAGGAGGTCGCCGGGGAGTTCCCGGACGGGCAGCTGTACGCCGACTTCGGCAGTGGCGCGCCGGGAAGCCGCTCGGTGGCGGAAATCGTGCGGGACTTCCTGCGCGCGCTCGGGGTGCCGGACGACCTGGTGCCCGGCGACGGGGTCCAGCAGATCGGGCTGTACCGCTCGTTGCTGGCGCAGCGGCGGCTGTTCGTGCTGCTCGACGGCGTGGCCGACGAGGGGCAGGTCCGGCCGCTGCTCGGGCAGACCGCGCGCAGCCAGGTCGTGCTCACCAGCCGCGCGCGGCTGCTCGGCCTCGACGACCTGCACCGGGTCGACCTGGACGTCTTCAGCCGGGGTGAATCGCTCGAGCTGCTGGGCAGGCTGGCCGGAGCCCGGCGCGTGGCGGCCGAACGTGCCGCTGCCGACGCGATCGCACAGCAGTGCGGGGACCTGCCGCTCGCGGTGAACATCGCCGGGCGCAAGATCGCCGCCCGGCCGGAGCGGACGATCGCCGACACGGCCGGCCGGCTGGACGATCCCGAGCGGCTGCTGGACGGCCTCGGCGTCGGCGACGTCAACGTGCGGGACCGGTTCGCCGCGGCGTACCGGCTGCTCTCGCCGGCCTGCCGTCAGGTCGTGCACCGCCTCGGCGCCGACGGGGCGCGGTGGACGACGGCGACCCGGGTCGCCGCGTGCCTCGACATCCGGACCACCGACGCGGACGAGCTGCTGGAGTCCCTTGTGGACGCCGGAGTGCTGCGTCGCGCGACGATCGGTGACCGGTACACCGTGCCCCGGCTTGCCGGGGTGTTCGCCGCCGAGACCAGCCCCGCCACCTTGCCCGCACCCATCTCGCTGGCCGAGCGGCGGGCGCGACGCTCGGTGCTGGCGGCCCCGCGCACGGCAGCGGGTCTCCGCTCGGGGATGGACCTGCCCCAGGCGGGATACCTCCCGCTGCTCGGCCTGCCGGACTGA
- a CDS encoding cytochrome P450 produces MTDLIEPDEALFNPFAPGFFENPYEQYKVLRDEDPVQDHPLGFWFVSRYEDVSALLKAGLSVEVGNLAPGPLLDQAAALTPDADPGALNLSMLDRDPPDHTRLRSLVTKVFTRRAIAALEPKIVGLVDSALDRMAEKGDADLVEELAFPLPFAVISEMLGMPPTDHSRIRELSGTLVRSLEIVADEETARAITAADAELSGITREVIAWKRDHPADDLLTALIQAEHDGQVLDGDELVAQVVLLYVAGHETTVNLIANGVNALLRNPSQQALLRDRPDLAPNAVEEFLRYDSPVQQTRRITTSPHTVAGKEIPAGTFVLACLGSANRDERFFGPDAAELRLDRAEARHQVSFGAGPHHCLGAALARLEGQVAVSRLVERFPGLGFAGELEWNGRINLRGPAKFPVTVHA; encoded by the coding sequence ATGACCGATCTGATCGAGCCGGACGAAGCCCTGTTCAACCCGTTCGCGCCCGGCTTCTTCGAAAACCCGTACGAGCAGTACAAGGTGCTGCGCGACGAAGACCCGGTGCAGGACCACCCGCTGGGGTTCTGGTTCGTCTCGCGCTACGAAGACGTCTCGGCGCTGCTGAAGGCCGGGCTCTCGGTGGAGGTCGGGAACCTGGCGCCCGGGCCGCTGCTCGACCAGGCCGCCGCGCTCACCCCGGACGCCGATCCGGGCGCGCTGAACCTCTCGATGCTCGACCGCGACCCACCCGACCACACGCGGCTGCGGTCGCTGGTGACGAAGGTGTTCACCCGCCGCGCGATCGCGGCGCTGGAGCCGAAGATCGTCGGTCTGGTGGACTCCGCGCTGGACCGCATGGCCGAGAAGGGCGACGCGGACCTGGTCGAGGAGCTGGCGTTCCCGCTCCCGTTCGCGGTGATCTCCGAGATGCTGGGCATGCCCCCGACGGACCATTCCCGCATCCGCGAGCTGAGCGGAACCCTGGTGCGCTCGCTGGAGATCGTCGCCGACGAGGAGACGGCCCGCGCGATCACGGCAGCGGACGCGGAGCTGAGCGGGATCACCCGCGAAGTGATCGCGTGGAAGCGCGACCACCCGGCGGACGACCTGCTGACGGCGTTGATCCAGGCCGAGCACGACGGCCAGGTCCTGGACGGCGACGAGCTGGTGGCCCAGGTGGTCCTGCTGTACGTGGCGGGCCACGAGACCACGGTCAACCTGATCGCGAACGGCGTGAACGCGTTGCTGCGCAACCCATCGCAACAAGCTCTGCTGCGCGACCGGCCGGATCTGGCGCCGAACGCGGTGGAGGAGTTCCTGCGCTACGACTCCCCGGTCCAGCAGACCCGGCGGATCACGACGTCCCCGCACACGGTGGCGGGCAAGGAGATCCCGGCGGGAACGTTCGTGCTGGCGTGCCTGGGCTCAGCGAACCGCGACGAGCGGTTCTTCGGCCCGGACGCCGCGGAGTTGCGCCTGGACCGGGCGGAGGCGCGGCACCAGGTGTCGTTCGGGGCCGGTCCGCACCACTGCCTCGGTGCGGCGTTGGCCCGGCTGGAGGGTCAGGTGGCGGTGAGCCGCCTGGTGGAGCGGTTCCCGGGGCTGGGCTTCGCGGGCGAGCTCGAGTGGAACGGCCGCATCAACCTGCGCGGACCGGCGAAGTTCCCGGTGACGGTGCACGCCTGA
- a CDS encoding GlxA family transcriptional regulator, with the protein MAGPHEIAVLALDEVVAFDLGATTQIFHAARGHGGERLYRVRICTPGGRPVRTSSQFTVTPDDGLELLAEADTVLVASVHYESPVLTAGKLDDTVQEALRAAADRGARVMSTCTGAFVLASAGLLDGLRATTHWAHADQFRSLFPDVDLDPDVLFVDEGAILTSAGVGAGIDLCLHVIREDHGSAAATMVARLCVVPPWRPGGQSQYIVRPVPEATDTSTAAVRAWALERLDEPLEVGVLAARARMSIRTFSRRFRDETGMSPAKWVSKERVEQARHLLETTDLTIEQVARHAGFGTSTALRQQLSATLGVTPTTYRATFRSAG; encoded by the coding sequence ATGGCCGGGCCACATGAGATCGCGGTGCTCGCGTTGGACGAGGTGGTCGCCTTCGACCTGGGCGCGACGACCCAGATCTTCCACGCGGCGCGGGGGCACGGCGGCGAGCGACTGTACCGGGTGCGCATCTGCACACCCGGTGGACGACCGGTGCGGACGTCGTCGCAGTTCACGGTCACCCCCGACGACGGCTTGGAGCTGCTGGCCGAGGCCGACACGGTGCTGGTCGCCAGCGTCCACTACGAGTCGCCCGTGCTGACCGCCGGCAAGCTCGACGACACGGTGCAGGAGGCGTTGCGCGCGGCCGCGGACCGCGGCGCGCGGGTGATGTCGACGTGCACCGGCGCGTTCGTGCTCGCGTCGGCGGGCCTGCTCGACGGCCTGCGCGCGACGACCCACTGGGCGCACGCCGACCAGTTCCGGTCGCTCTTCCCCGACGTCGACCTCGACCCGGACGTGCTGTTCGTCGACGAGGGCGCCATCCTGACCTCGGCGGGCGTCGGCGCAGGCATCGACCTGTGCCTCCACGTGATCCGCGAAGACCACGGTTCGGCCGCGGCCACCATGGTCGCCCGCCTCTGCGTCGTGCCGCCGTGGCGCCCGGGAGGCCAGTCGCAGTACATCGTGCGCCCGGTTCCGGAGGCGACCGACACGTCCACCGCCGCGGTTCGCGCGTGGGCCCTGGAACGCCTCGACGAGCCCCTGGAGGTGGGGGTCCTGGCGGCGAGAGCGCGGATGAGCATCCGCACGTTCAGCCGCCGCTTCCGCGACGAGACGGGCATGAGCCCGGCCAAGTGGGTGTCGAAGGAGCGCGTGGAGCAGGCCCGTCACCTGCTGGAGACGACGGACCTGACGATCGAGCAGGTCGCGCGGCACGCGGGCTTCGGCACGAGCACGGCACTGCGCCAGCAGTTGAGCGCTACCCTCGGCGTCACCCCGACCACCTACCGCGCGACCTTCCGCTCAGCGGGCTGA
- a CDS encoding thioester domain-containing protein, protein MQVRSTLVRGGIAAVAAAAAVMIGSPAALADDGAARGRVDAHGGTVGYRLNLGKGGDYIAELFDMKLSNGSTLKLYCVQITVGLRTDVDMVERPWNKYPAEGPFKANSAKINWVLHNGYPGTGLDALGKALKKQGVEVHDGVSEREAIAATQAAVWHFSDGVNLDATKPLAEENSADANADVAALYAYFTGDQNKGIGEQPKPTLNIAADKTEGTAGGKIGPYSVATSGDITSLTSQLPEGVKITDADGKELKGSDVKDGSKLYVDVPAGTKPGKGAFTLKASGELDTGRLFVAENYAKQPAQSLIVADSEKTEVTANAAASWTEAGAPTTAPSTPAGSNGGGGELANTGVDAAVPFTVGGLLLGGGALMLLVNRRRSRA, encoded by the coding sequence ATGCAGGTCAGGTCCACTCTCGTGCGTGGCGGGATCGCGGCTGTCGCCGCGGCCGCCGCGGTCATGATCGGTTCTCCGGCCGCGCTGGCCGACGACGGTGCCGCGCGCGGCCGCGTCGACGCGCACGGCGGAACGGTCGGTTACCGGCTCAACCTCGGCAAGGGCGGCGACTACATCGCCGAACTGTTCGACATGAAGCTCTCGAACGGCAGCACGCTCAAGCTCTACTGCGTGCAGATCACCGTCGGCCTGCGCACCGACGTCGACATGGTCGAGCGGCCGTGGAACAAGTACCCCGCCGAGGGCCCGTTCAAGGCGAACAGCGCGAAGATCAACTGGGTGCTGCACAACGGCTACCCGGGCACCGGCCTCGACGCGCTGGGCAAGGCGCTGAAGAAGCAGGGTGTCGAGGTGCACGACGGCGTCTCCGAGCGCGAGGCCATCGCCGCGACGCAGGCCGCCGTGTGGCACTTCAGCGACGGCGTGAACCTGGACGCCACCAAGCCGCTGGCCGAGGAGAACTCGGCCGACGCCAACGCCGACGTCGCCGCGCTCTACGCCTACTTCACCGGTGACCAGAACAAGGGCATCGGCGAGCAGCCGAAGCCGACGCTGAACATCGCCGCGGACAAGACCGAGGGCACGGCCGGCGGCAAGATCGGCCCGTACAGCGTCGCCACCAGCGGGGACATCACCTCGCTGACCAGCCAGCTGCCCGAGGGCGTCAAGATCACCGACGCCGACGGCAAGGAGCTGAAGGGCTCGGACGTCAAGGACGGCAGCAAGCTGTACGTCGACGTCCCGGCGGGCACGAAGCCGGGCAAGGGCGCCTTCACCCTCAAGGCCAGCGGTGAGCTGGACACCGGCCGCCTGTTCGTCGCCGAGAACTACGCGAAGCAGCCGGCGCAGTCGCTGATCGTCGCCGACTCGGAGAAGACCGAGGTGACCGCGAACGCGGCCGCCAGCTGGACCGAGGCCGGTGCCCCGACCACCGCGCCGAGCACCCCGGCCGGCTCGAACGGCGGGGGCGGCGAGCTCGCCAACACCGGTGTCGACGCCGCGGTTCCGTTCACCGTCGGTGGCCTGCTGCTCGGTGGCGGCGCGCTGATGCTGCTGGTGAACCGGCGTCGCAGCCGCGCGTAA
- the ddaH gene encoding dimethylargininase — MPCHRTAPNKTRNHKLEDSVRAATPRHYLMVRPTYFDVEYSINPWMNPKKPTFTELAVTQWEWLRDLFVDLGHRVELLDPRPGLPDMVFAANGATVVDGRVLVARFRNWQRAAEAQAYLDWFPAHGYPEVRQAQWVNEGEGDYLVAGERILAGTGFRTAPNAHQESQDYFGRPVVGLTLVDPRYYHLDTALAVLDADTVMFYPAAFSPESLELLDELYPDAIHATDADAAEFGLNAVSDGKHVVLPQSATGLIGRLRERGFEPIGVDMAELLKAGGSVKCCTLELRA, encoded by the coding sequence GTGCCGTGCCACCGCACGGCGCCGAACAAAACCCGAAACCACAAGCTGGAGGACAGCGTGCGTGCAGCGACCCCGCGGCACTACCTCATGGTGCGGCCGACGTACTTCGACGTGGAGTACTCGATCAACCCGTGGATGAACCCGAAGAAGCCGACGTTCACCGAGCTCGCCGTCACCCAGTGGGAGTGGCTGCGCGACCTGTTCGTCGACCTCGGCCACCGGGTCGAGCTGCTGGACCCGCGTCCCGGCCTGCCGGACATGGTGTTCGCGGCCAACGGCGCCACCGTCGTCGACGGGCGCGTCCTGGTCGCGCGTTTCCGCAACTGGCAGCGCGCCGCCGAGGCGCAGGCGTATCTCGACTGGTTCCCCGCGCACGGCTACCCCGAGGTGCGCCAGGCCCAGTGGGTCAACGAGGGTGAAGGCGACTACCTGGTCGCCGGCGAGCGGATCCTGGCCGGCACCGGCTTCCGCACCGCGCCGAACGCCCACCAGGAGTCGCAGGACTACTTCGGCCGCCCGGTCGTCGGGCTGACCCTGGTCGACCCCCGCTACTACCACCTCGACACGGCGCTCGCCGTGCTGGACGCCGACACCGTGATGTTCTACCCGGCCGCGTTCTCCCCCGAAAGCCTGGAGCTGCTGGACGAGCTGTACCCGGACGCGATCCACGCGACCGACGCGGACGCGGCGGAGTTCGGCCTCAACGCCGTCTCCGACGGCAAGCACGTGGTGCTGCCGCAGTCGGCGACCGGCCTGATCGGCCGGTTGCGCGAGCGCGGCTTCGAGCCGATCGGCGTGGACATGGCGGAGCTGCTCAAGGCCGGTGGCAGCGTCAAGTGCTGCACCCTGGAGCTGCGAGCCTGA
- a CDS encoding MFS transporter, with translation MSRNKQLWPWMIAGIGFVALVGAAGFRATPGALVDPLQAEFGWSRGTIGFAMSVNLALYGVTAPFAAALMERFGMRKVTAGAMTLIAVGSGLTIFMSAAWQLVLLWGVCVGLGAGSISLGFVATLGNRWFVKRQGLVTGLLSAGGSTGSLIFLPLVASLTQTAGGWRTAATTVAIVALATVPMILIFFREHPADLGIPPFGGDEVVPVPPPSGGAARLAVDSLKKAARSKVFWLLAVGFAICGATTNGLVNTHFIPAAHDHGMGQVTAASLLAGIGVFDLVGTLLSGWLTDRMDSRILLAVFYTLRGISLLVLPSIFGQTVTGPMIIFVILFGMDFIATVPPTVALCREHFGMSAGIVFGWVFACHQVGAAFASTVAGVVRDNLGDYAVAWYVAGALSITAALLSMQVRKKKAPEADRTEAELPSAA, from the coding sequence ATGAGTCGCAATAAGCAGCTGTGGCCCTGGATGATCGCGGGCATCGGCTTCGTCGCACTGGTGGGTGCGGCCGGTTTCCGGGCGACGCCCGGCGCCCTGGTGGACCCGCTGCAGGCGGAGTTCGGCTGGTCGAGGGGAACCATCGGGTTCGCCATGTCGGTCAACCTCGCGCTCTACGGCGTCACCGCCCCCTTCGCCGCCGCGCTGATGGAGCGCTTCGGCATGCGCAAGGTGACGGCCGGCGCGATGACGCTCATCGCCGTGGGCAGCGGGCTGACCATCTTCATGAGCGCCGCCTGGCAGCTCGTGCTGCTGTGGGGCGTCTGCGTCGGCCTGGGCGCGGGCTCGATCTCCCTCGGCTTCGTGGCCACACTCGGCAACCGCTGGTTCGTCAAACGCCAGGGCCTGGTGACCGGCCTTCTGTCGGCGGGCGGCTCGACCGGTTCGCTGATCTTCCTGCCGCTGGTCGCCTCCCTGACCCAGACGGCGGGCGGCTGGCGCACCGCGGCGACGACGGTCGCCATCGTCGCCCTCGCCACCGTCCCGATGATCCTGATCTTCTTCCGCGAGCACCCGGCCGACCTGGGGATCCCGCCGTTCGGCGGCGACGAGGTCGTGCCCGTCCCGCCGCCCAGCGGCGGCGCCGCCCGGCTGGCCGTCGACAGCCTGAAGAAGGCGGCTCGCAGCAAGGTGTTCTGGTTGCTGGCGGTCGGCTTCGCGATCTGCGGCGCCACCACCAACGGCCTCGTCAACACGCACTTCATCCCGGCGGCCCACGACCACGGCATGGGTCAGGTCACCGCGGCGAGCCTGCTGGCCGGCATCGGGGTGTTCGACCTGGTCGGTACCCTCCTGTCCGGTTGGCTGACCGACCGCATGGACTCCCGGATCCTGCTCGCCGTCTTCTACACCCTGCGCGGCATCTCGCTGCTCGTCCTGCCCTCGATCTTCGGGCAGACGGTCACCGGGCCGATGATCATCTTCGTGATCCTGTTCGGCATGGACTTCATCGCCACCGTCCCGCCGACGGTCGCGCTGTGCCGCGAGCACTTCGGCATGAGCGCGGGGATCGTCTTCGGCTGGGTCTTCGCGTGTCACCAGGTCGGCGCCGCCTTCGCCTCCACTGTCGCGGGCGTCGTCCGGGACAACCTCGGCGACTACGCGGTGGCCTGGTACGTCGCCGGCGCGCTGAGCATCACCGCGGCCCTGCTGTCGATGCAGGTCCGGAAGAAGAAGGCCCCCGAAGCCGACCGCACCGAGGCGGAGCTGCCCAGCGCCGCCTGA
- a CDS encoding thioesterase II family protein, producing MTDSKPWFRRFHPATPGAPRLVCFPHAGGTASCFHPLSATLAPGVDVLAVQYPGRQDRHREPLVDDLFLLADRLADVLAAEAAGPMAFFGHSMGATLAFEVARRLGPGLLGLFVSGRRAPSEFRGGPVPERSDDELLADVRRIGGTDPRVLAHPELLPTVLPVLRNDFKAAATYYYRPGADVGCPVLALFGDSDPKVTEEEARRWAAHTSGCFELKSFPGGHFYLNDNLGEVGGLLGERLTRWTGEPLASGQQ from the coding sequence ATGACGGATTCGAAACCGTGGTTCCGGCGCTTCCACCCGGCCACGCCCGGCGCGCCGCGGCTCGTGTGCTTCCCGCACGCCGGCGGGACGGCGAGCTGCTTCCACCCGCTCTCGGCCACGCTGGCCCCCGGGGTCGACGTGCTGGCCGTGCAGTACCCGGGCCGGCAGGACCGGCACCGCGAACCCCTGGTCGACGACCTGTTCCTGCTCGCGGACCGGCTGGCGGACGTGCTCGCCGCCGAGGCCGCCGGGCCGATGGCGTTCTTCGGCCACAGCATGGGCGCCACCCTGGCCTTCGAGGTCGCGCGGCGGCTCGGACCCGGGCTGCTCGGCCTGTTCGTGTCCGGGCGCCGCGCACCGTCGGAGTTCCGTGGGGGCCCGGTCCCCGAGCGGAGTGACGACGAGCTGCTCGCCGACGTGCGGCGGATCGGCGGCACCGACCCCCGCGTGCTGGCGCACCCCGAGCTCCTGCCCACGGTGCTGCCGGTGCTGCGGAACGACTTCAAGGCCGCGGCGACCTACTACTACCGGCCGGGGGCCGACGTCGGGTGCCCGGTCCTGGCGCTGTTCGGCGACAGTGACCCGAAGGTCACCGAGGAGGAGGCACGGCGGTGGGCGGCGCACACGTCCGGGTGCTTCGAGCTGAAGTCGTTCCCGGGCGGCCACTTCTACCTGAACGACAACCTCGGGGAGGTGGGCGGCCTGCTCGGCGAGCGGCTCACCCGGTGGACGGGTGAGCCGCTCGCTTCAGGTCAGCAGTAG